From the genome of Virgibacillus siamensis, one region includes:
- a CDS encoding M55 family metallopeptidase, producing the protein MKLYVSVDMEGITGLPDYTYVDSSEHNYERARKIMTEETNYVAEAAFKFGCDEILINDSHSKMNNIMIDQLHPDATLITGDVKPLSMMQGIDTSYAGAMFVGYHAQAGQFGVMSHAMIHAVRNFYINDKPIGELGFNAYVAGHYGVPVLMVAGDDQAAKEAEALIPNITTAAVKKTISRSAVKSMTPKKAGEMLQQKTAHALKNRDKVQPLVPPDKPVLKIEFNNHGQAEWANLMPGTKLLDGTTIVRFEADDILEAYQAMLVMTELAMRTTFS; encoded by the coding sequence ATGAAATTATATGTTTCTGTCGATATGGAGGGGATCACCGGTCTTCCCGATTATACATATGTGGATTCCAGTGAACATAATTATGAACGAGCACGTAAGATCATGACAGAGGAAACGAACTATGTTGCCGAAGCGGCGTTTAAATTTGGCTGTGATGAAATTTTAATCAATGACAGCCATTCAAAAATGAATAATATTATGATTGATCAGTTGCACCCGGATGCGACTTTAATTACCGGTGATGTGAAACCGCTTTCGATGATGCAAGGTATTGATACATCCTATGCAGGGGCGATGTTTGTCGGGTATCATGCGCAGGCGGGACAATTTGGGGTGATGTCCCATGCGATGATTCATGCGGTGCGGAATTTTTACATAAACGATAAACCAATTGGGGAACTCGGATTTAATGCATATGTTGCGGGACATTATGGTGTTCCGGTACTGATGGTTGCCGGTGATGACCAGGCAGCAAAAGAAGCGGAAGCATTAATTCCGAATATCACAACAGCTGCTGTGAAAAAGACGATTTCACGGTCTGCTGTAAAAAGCATGACACCGAAAAAAGCGGGTGAAATGCTGCAGCAAAAGACAGCGCATGCCCTTAAGAACCGTGATAAGGTACAACCACTTGTTCCTCCTGATAAACCGGTGTTGAAAATTGAATTTAACAATCATGGGCAGGCAGAATGGGCGAACCTGATGCCAGGCACCAAATTACTTGATGGAACAACAATTGTTCGATTTGAAGCGGACGATATTTTGGAAGCGTACCAGGCCATGCTAGTAATGACCGAGCTTGCGATGCGTACAACTTTTTCATAG
- a CDS encoding DUF1146 family protein: MFSIGQMALFSMISHLIFIFITWRVMQTINFDPLIRKGRAMEAKIMLLFIAIAVGTGVSNFFLSFLQWSRDLIFLF, from the coding sequence ATGTTTTCGATTGGACAGATGGCATTATTTAGTATGATATCGCATCTGATTTTCATTTTTATCACATGGCGGGTAATGCAGACGATTAATTTTGACCCGCTTATCCGTAAGGGACGGGCAATGGAAGCGAAGATTATGCTTTTGTTTATCGCCATAGCGGTTGGCACTGGCGTCAGTAACTTTTTTCTCAGTTTCCTGCAATGGTCGCGGGATCTGATTTTCCTATTCTAA
- a CDS encoding ABC transporter permease produces MKLSDETATNYAPNQVPDDLFKWKEKDLKAAETVSRPSLSYWQDAWKRLRKNKIAMAGLVFLILLAIMAIIGPMVSPFSVKEQNLPNQFQPPNGTHWFGTDSLGRDVFTRTWYGARISLFVGLMAALIDFFVGVVYGGVSGYKGGRTDNIMMRIIEVLYGLPYLLVVIMLLVVMGPSLTTIIVALTVTGWVGMARIVRGQVLQIKNFEFVLASKSFGTKTWRIIRKNLLPNTMGPIIVQMTLTVPSAIFAEAFLSFLGLGIQSPYASWGVMANDALGAILSGNWWTLFFPAFFISFTMFAFNVLGDGLQDALDPKLRK; encoded by the coding sequence ATGAAACTATCAGACGAAACAGCGACAAACTACGCTCCCAATCAAGTGCCGGATGACCTATTTAAGTGGAAAGAGAAAGACCTGAAAGCGGCAGAAACGGTTTCACGTCCATCCCTTTCCTATTGGCAGGATGCGTGGAAACGTCTCCGGAAAAATAAAATTGCCATGGCGGGACTCGTTTTCCTGATTTTGCTTGCGATTATGGCGATTATCGGTCCAATGGTTTCGCCGTTCTCAGTAAAGGAACAGAATTTGCCGAATCAGTTTCAGCCGCCAAACGGAACACATTGGTTTGGCACCGATTCACTGGGCCGTGATGTATTCACGAGAACATGGTATGGTGCGCGAATTTCACTTTTTGTCGGCCTGATGGCGGCCTTGATTGATTTTTTCGTCGGTGTCGTTTATGGCGGGGTTTCCGGCTATAAAGGCGGACGCACTGATAATATTATGATGCGGATTATTGAAGTGCTGTATGGCCTGCCGTATTTATTAGTCGTTATCATGCTGCTGGTAGTAATGGGACCGAGTCTTACCACCATCATTGTCGCATTGACCGTTACCGGTTGGGTCGGGATGGCCCGAATTGTGCGGGGGCAGGTTCTGCAGATCAAAAACTTTGAATTTGTGCTTGCATCGAAATCGTTTGGAACGAAAACGTGGCGGATTATCCGCAAAAATCTGCTGCCGAATACAATGGGACCAATTATCGTTCAAATGACGCTGACAGTGCCGTCCGCCATTTTTGCAGAGGCATTCCTGAGTTTCCTTGGTCTGGGGATTCAATCACCGTATGCCAGCTGGGGAGTGATGGCGAATGATGCACTCGGGGCCATTTTGTCCGGAAATTGGTGGACATTATTTTTCCCGGCATTCTTTATTTCATTTACGATGTTTGCATTTAACGTATTAGGCGACGGGCTTCAGGATGCACTCGATCCGAAGCTGAGGAAGTAG
- the atpD gene encoding F0F1 ATP synthase subunit beta: protein MSKGHVTQIMGPVVDVRFDDDNLPEIYNALTIKSNDADNEINLTLEVALHLGDNSVRTIAMTSTDGLQRGIEVEDTGNPISVPVGDNTLSRVFNVLGDSIDLDEPLPEDIRRDPIHRQPPEFEDLTTDTEILETGIKVVDLLAPYTKGGKIGLFGGAGVGKTVLIQELINNVAQEHGGISVFAGVGERTREGNDLYYEMKDSGVIEKTAMVFGQMNEPPGARMRVALTGLTMAEYFRDEEGQDVLLFIDNIFRFTQAGMEVSALLGRMPSAVGYQPTLATEMGQLQERITTTNKGSVTSIQAIYVPADDYTDPAPATTFAHLDATTNLDRKLSEQGIYPAVDPLASTSRALDPEVVGQEHYDVAREVQQTLQRYKELQDIIAMLGMDELSDDDKLVVARARRIQFFLSQNFHVAEQFTGQKGSYVPVSETVKGFREILDGKYDDLPEDAFRLVGRIEEVVEKSQGME from the coding sequence ATGAGCAAAGGACACGTTACACAAATTATGGGACCTGTTGTCGACGTAAGATTCGATGACGATAATCTCCCTGAAATTTATAATGCACTAACGATCAAATCCAATGATGCGGATAATGAAATTAACCTTACATTGGAAGTAGCTCTACATCTTGGTGACAACTCGGTCCGTACCATCGCGATGACATCAACAGATGGTTTGCAGCGTGGAATCGAAGTAGAGGACACAGGCAATCCAATCTCTGTACCAGTTGGTGATAATACGCTCAGCCGTGTATTTAATGTACTTGGCGATAGTATCGACCTTGACGAACCGTTACCAGAGGATATCAGGCGTGACCCGATTCACCGTCAGCCGCCGGAATTTGAGGATCTGACAACAGATACTGAAATCCTGGAAACAGGTATTAAAGTTGTTGACCTGTTGGCACCATATACAAAAGGTGGAAAAATCGGTCTGTTTGGCGGTGCCGGAGTTGGGAAAACCGTTCTGATTCAGGAACTGATCAACAACGTTGCACAGGAACACGGCGGTATCTCTGTATTTGCCGGTGTTGGTGAACGTACACGTGAAGGTAATGACCTTTATTACGAAATGAAAGATTCAGGTGTTATCGAAAAAACAGCGATGGTTTTCGGACAAATGAATGAACCACCTGGCGCCCGGATGCGTGTTGCATTGACCGGTCTGACAATGGCTGAATATTTCCGTGATGAGGAAGGACAGGACGTACTGTTATTTATTGACAATATCTTCCGTTTCACACAGGCAGGTATGGAGGTTTCCGCACTTCTGGGCCGTATGCCATCAGCTGTTGGTTACCAGCCGACACTTGCAACCGAAATGGGACAATTACAGGAACGAATCACAACGACAAATAAAGGTTCAGTAACATCAATCCAGGCAATTTACGTGCCTGCCGATGACTATACAGACCCTGCACCTGCAACAACATTTGCTCACTTGGACGCAACAACAAACCTTGACCGTAAACTTTCCGAGCAAGGTATTTACCCGGCAGTGGACCCATTGGCATCTACATCACGTGCATTGGACCCTGAGGTTGTTGGTCAAGAGCACTATGATGTTGCACGTGAAGTACAGCAAACACTTCAGCGCTACAAAGAATTGCAGGATATTATCGCAATGCTCGGTATGGATGAACTTTCTGATGATGATAAACTCGTCGTTGCACGGGCACGTCGTATTCAATTCTTCCTGTCACAGAACTTCCACGTAGCTGAACAGTTCACTGGTCAAAAAGGTTCTTATGTGCCAGTAAGCGAGACTGTTAAAGGCTTCCGAGAAATTCTGGACGGAAAATATGATGACCTGCCGGAAGATGCATTCCGTCTGGTAGGGCGCATCGAAGAAGTAGTAGAAAAATCGCAAGGCATGGAATAA
- the atpG gene encoding ATP synthase F1 subunit gamma: MASLRDIKARITSTTKMKQITKAMEMVSASKLSKAELNAKQFVPYSEKIQEVVGSIANGNKNARHPMLQEREVKKTGYVVITSDRGLAGSYNNSVLREVYKTINKEHTSTDEYTVIAIGRVGYEFFKKRNMPVSKSITGLADQPDFADIKAIASGTVQMFVDEEVDKVILNYNHYISVISHEVTSKQILPITDVETQSAYGSQYEYEPDQEQILEVLLPQYAESQIYGALLDGKASEHASRMTAMRSATDNANEIIDDLSLSYNRARQAEITQEITEIIGGVAALE, translated from the coding sequence TTGGCATCACTAAGAGATATAAAAGCACGTATAACATCAACAACAAAAATGAAGCAGATTACGAAGGCTATGGAAATGGTATCTGCCTCAAAATTAAGCAAGGCAGAGCTGAACGCGAAGCAATTCGTACCATACAGTGAGAAGATCCAGGAAGTGGTCGGCAGCATTGCGAACGGCAACAAGAATGCAAGACATCCGATGCTGCAGGAACGTGAAGTTAAAAAGACCGGCTATGTAGTGATCACATCTGACCGCGGTTTAGCTGGTTCTTATAATAACAGCGTGCTCCGTGAAGTTTATAAGACAATTAACAAAGAGCACACTTCAACAGACGAGTACACGGTTATTGCAATTGGACGCGTCGGATATGAGTTTTTCAAGAAACGCAACATGCCGGTTTCCAAAAGCATAACGGGACTTGCCGATCAGCCTGACTTCGCTGATATCAAAGCCATTGCATCCGGAACTGTTCAAATGTTCGTTGATGAAGAAGTTGATAAGGTAATCTTGAACTATAATCATTATATCAGTGTAATTTCACACGAAGTTACATCGAAACAAATATTGCCGATAACAGATGTGGAGACGCAATCCGCATATGGAAGTCAATATGAATATGAACCGGATCAGGAGCAAATTCTTGAAGTTCTTTTACCGCAATATGCAGAAAGCCAAATCTATGGCGCACTATTGGATGGTAAAGCAAGCGAGCATGCTTCACGGATGACCGCAATGCGCAGTGCAACCGATAATGCGAATGAAATTATCGATGACCTGTCATTGTCGTACAACCGTGCACGCCAGGCAGAAATTACACAGGAAATCACCGAAATTATCGGCGGTGTAGCTGCACTGGAATAG
- the murA gene encoding UDP-N-acetylglucosamine 1-carboxyvinyltransferase, with product MEKIIVRGGNQLNGTVKAEGAKNAVLPVITASILASEGKSVINDVPVLADVYTINEVLRNMNANVHFENNTVHVDASKTLTTEAPFEYVRKMRASVLVLGPLLARYGHANVAMPGGCAIGSRPIDLHLKGFEAMGAHVHVGNGFVELKSEGRLQGAKIYLDMPSVGATENIMMAAALAEGKTVIENCAKEPEIVDLANFINKMGGKVVGAGTETIRIEGVEKLHGTEHAIIPDRIEAGTFMVAAAITGGNILIENAVSEHLRSVISKLQEMEVTVLEENGGIRVIGPDILKPTDIKTLPHPGFPTDMQSQMMALMLCAYGTSVITETVFENRFMHVEEFRRMNAKMKIEGRSVIIEGPCKLQGAEVAATDLRAAAALILAGLRADGHTRVTELKHLDRGYVDLAGKLSSLGADIERVDENGDPVKTDVLNDEIFAELN from the coding sequence ATGGAGAAAATCATCGTAAGAGGCGGGAATCAGCTAAATGGTACTGTTAAGGCGGAAGGTGCAAAAAATGCAGTTTTGCCTGTAATCACAGCCAGCATATTAGCAAGTGAGGGAAAAAGTGTTATCAATGATGTTCCGGTCCTGGCTGATGTGTATACCATTAATGAAGTTTTACGGAATATGAATGCGAATGTACATTTTGAAAATAATACGGTTCACGTGGATGCTTCCAAGACCTTAACAACGGAGGCGCCTTTTGAATATGTTCGGAAAATGCGTGCATCTGTGCTTGTTCTGGGACCGTTATTGGCCCGCTATGGACATGCGAACGTGGCAATGCCCGGCGGATGTGCGATTGGATCACGTCCAATTGATCTTCATTTAAAAGGATTTGAAGCAATGGGCGCACACGTACATGTTGGCAATGGCTTTGTTGAACTGAAGTCAGAAGGGCGTCTGCAAGGTGCCAAAATTTATCTCGATATGCCAAGTGTCGGTGCGACTGAAAATATTATGATGGCGGCTGCACTGGCAGAAGGTAAAACAGTTATAGAAAACTGTGCGAAAGAACCTGAAATTGTGGATTTGGCAAACTTTATTAATAAAATGGGCGGCAAGGTTGTTGGTGCCGGCACCGAAACAATCCGTATTGAAGGTGTGGAAAAGCTTCACGGTACAGAACATGCGATTATTCCTGACCGGATCGAAGCAGGTACATTTATGGTGGCTGCTGCGATTACTGGCGGAAATATTTTAATTGAAAATGCTGTGAGTGAGCATTTACGTTCTGTTATTTCCAAACTGCAGGAAATGGAAGTAACGGTTCTTGAAGAAAACGGTGGAATCCGTGTTATCGGTCCTGACATTTTGAAACCGACAGACATTAAAACATTACCACATCCGGGCTTCCCGACGGATATGCAGTCGCAGATGATGGCATTGATGCTTTGTGCATATGGCACGAGTGTGATTACAGAAACAGTATTTGAAAATCGTTTTATGCACGTCGAGGAATTCCGTCGTATGAATGCGAAAATGAAAATTGAAGGCCGCAGTGTCATTATCGAAGGTCCATGTAAATTACAAGGTGCGGAAGTAGCGGCAACTGATTTACGCGCTGCTGCAGCATTGATTCTTGCGGGACTCCGTGCAGATGGGCATACACGTGTTACCGAATTAAAGCATCTTGATCGCGGCTATGTGGATCTTGCAGGCAAGCTTTCATCACTTGGTGCGGATATTGAGCGTGTCGATGAAAATGGGGATCCGGTTAAAACAGATGTTTTGAACGATGAAATTTTTGCTGAATTAAATTAA
- the atpA gene encoding F0F1 ATP synthase subunit alpha, translating into MSIKAEEISSLIKQQIENYDSEIEVSDVGTVIEVGDGIARAHGLDNVMAGELVEFSNGVMGLSQNLEESNVGIVILGPYTEIKEGDEVRRTGRIMQVPVGEELLGRVVNPLGQPIDGKGPAETTKTRPVESAAPGVMDRKSVDEPLQTGIKAIDALVPIGRGQRELIIGDRQTGKTTVAVDTILNQKDQDMICIYVAIGQKESTVRGTVETFRRHGALENTIVVSAGASDPAPMLFLAPYAGVSMGEEFMYNGKHVLVVYDDLSKQATAYRELSLLLRRPPGREAFPGDVFFLHSRLLERAAKLSDAKGGGSLTALPFVETQAGDISAYIPTNVISITDGQIFLQSDLFFSGVRPAINAGLSVSRVGGSAQIKAMKKVAGTLRLDLASFRELEAFAQFGSDLDKATKAKLERGERTVEVLKQGLHKPLAVEKQVMIIYALTKGFLDDVPVEDITRFEEEFHIWLDDNRKELLASIRETGKLPEAEDMNDAVESFKKKFIPSDK; encoded by the coding sequence ATGAGCATCAAAGCTGAAGAAATCAGCAGTCTGATTAAACAGCAAATCGAGAATTATGACTCGGAAATCGAAGTCAGCGATGTCGGCACGGTTATCGAAGTCGGTGACGGTATCGCACGTGCTCATGGTCTTGACAACGTTATGGCCGGTGAGCTGGTTGAATTTTCAAATGGGGTCATGGGACTATCACAAAACCTTGAAGAATCAAACGTCGGTATTGTAATCCTTGGACCATATACAGAAATTAAAGAAGGCGATGAAGTTCGCCGCACAGGCAGAATCATGCAAGTACCTGTTGGTGAGGAGCTGCTTGGTCGAGTTGTTAACCCGCTTGGTCAGCCAATCGATGGTAAAGGACCTGCGGAAACAACAAAAACACGCCCGGTTGAATCAGCTGCACCTGGTGTAATGGATCGTAAATCAGTTGATGAGCCGCTTCAGACAGGTATCAAGGCGATTGACGCACTTGTTCCAATCGGACGCGGTCAGCGTGAATTGATTATCGGTGACCGTCAAACTGGTAAAACAACCGTTGCAGTAGATACCATTTTGAATCAGAAAGATCAGGATATGATTTGTATCTATGTTGCAATCGGTCAAAAAGAATCAACTGTCAGAGGTACTGTTGAAACATTCCGCCGTCATGGTGCATTGGAGAATACGATCGTTGTATCTGCAGGTGCATCAGACCCTGCGCCAATGCTTTTCCTGGCACCATATGCCGGAGTTTCAATGGGTGAAGAATTCATGTATAACGGCAAGCATGTACTTGTTGTATATGATGACTTATCAAAACAGGCGACAGCTTACCGTGAACTTTCCTTATTGCTGCGTCGTCCTCCAGGTCGTGAAGCATTCCCAGGGGATGTATTCTTCCTGCATTCACGTCTATTGGAACGTGCTGCGAAATTGAGTGATGCAAAAGGCGGCGGTTCATTGACTGCATTGCCATTTGTTGAAACGCAAGCAGGCGATATTAGTGCATATATCCCGACAAACGTAATTTCGATTACTGACGGACAGATTTTCCTGCAGTCTGATTTATTCTTCTCCGGTGTACGTCCGGCTATTAACGCAGGTTTATCCGTATCACGTGTTGGTGGGTCCGCACAAATTAAGGCAATGAAAAAAGTTGCCGGAACATTGCGTCTTGACCTTGCATCATTCCGTGAACTAGAAGCATTTGCTCAGTTCGGGTCAGACCTTGATAAGGCAACTAAAGCGAAACTGGAACGTGGTGAGCGTACAGTTGAAGTTCTGAAACAGGGATTGCATAAACCATTGGCTGTTGAAAAACAGGTTATGATTATTTATGCCTTGACGAAAGGCTTCCTTGATGATGTTCCGGTTGAAGACATCACACGCTTTGAAGAAGAATTCCATATTTGGCTCGATGATAATCGCAAAGAGCTGCTTGCATCTATCCGCGAAACGGGAAAACTTCCTGAAGCAGAGGATATGAACGATGCAGTGGAATCATTTAAGAAGAAATTTATACCTTCAGATAAATAA
- the atpF gene encoding F0F1 ATP synthase subunit B: MLVQLVFFIILLVLLRKYAWGPLMGIMQKREEYVASEIEAAEHSRKEAERAQNEAAAQLKQTKHDAQQIIEDAKRTGTKQEQEIVQSAKAEAERIKQAAQEEIQNEKEKAIQALQDKVASLSVLIASKVIEKEISAQDQEELINEYIKEAGEER; the protein is encoded by the coding sequence ATGCTTGTTCAGCTTGTGTTCTTCATCATTCTGTTGGTTTTACTGCGCAAATATGCGTGGGGGCCATTGATGGGAATAATGCAAAAGCGTGAAGAATACGTGGCAAGCGAAATTGAAGCCGCTGAACACAGCCGTAAAGAAGCTGAGAGAGCGCAGAACGAGGCTGCAGCCCAGCTGAAGCAGACAAAGCATGATGCGCAGCAAATCATTGAGGATGCTAAACGTACAGGTACCAAGCAGGAGCAGGAAATCGTTCAATCTGCCAAAGCAGAAGCAGAACGAATCAAGCAGGCTGCACAGGAAGAAATCCAAAATGAAAAAGAAAAAGCAATCCAGGCATTGCAGGATAAAGTTGCTTCCTTGTCTGTTCTGATTGCAAGCAAAGTTATTGAAAAAGAAATTAGTGCACAGGATCAGGAAGAACTGATTAATGAATATATTAAAGAGGCAGGAGAAGAGCGATGA
- a CDS encoding F0F1 ATP synthase subunit epsilon, with protein sequence MKTLTVSVVTPDGPVLEDDFEMVSCKAEGGELGILHGHIPTVAPLTISVVRLIRSNGSEKLAVSGGFLEVRPEKVTILAQSAEQPSEIDVSRAKEAKERAEKRLQAKQDNIDFQRAELALKRAMNRLDIAQ encoded by the coding sequence TTGAAAACACTAACTGTGAGTGTTGTTACTCCTGATGGGCCAGTATTGGAAGATGATTTCGAAATGGTAAGCTGTAAAGCGGAAGGCGGGGAACTCGGTATTTTGCACGGGCATATCCCGACCGTTGCGCCATTGACAATCAGTGTTGTACGCCTGATACGCAGCAATGGATCTGAAAAACTTGCTGTAAGCGGGGGATTTTTGGAGGTCAGACCAGAGAAAGTCACCATCCTTGCTCAGTCTGCCGAACAACCATCAGAAATTGATGTTTCCCGGGCAAAAGAAGCAAAGGAACGCGCCGAAAAACGTCTCCAGGCTAAACAGGATAACATCGACTTCCAACGGGCAGAATTAGCACTCAAACGAGCAATGAATCGTTTAGATATCGCTCAGTAA
- a CDS encoding F0F1 ATP synthase subunit delta: MSEAIANRYADALFQLANEQGKTEQLMKEFSVLEEVFQENQELDSFLKHPRVSNDKKKQFLDEVFKDFSTDVRNTLKILVERHRIEVIPSMIDHYTKLVNDAKGIVEATVYSVRKLSDAEREQIEKSFAKRLNKQTVKLENIVDPSVLGGVKVRVGNSIYDGTISNKLQRLERNIVFAN; this comes from the coding sequence ATGAGTGAAGCAATTGCCAATCGATATGCAGACGCTCTTTTCCAGCTTGCCAATGAACAAGGCAAAACAGAACAGTTAATGAAAGAATTCAGTGTGCTGGAAGAAGTTTTTCAGGAGAACCAAGAGCTGGATTCATTTCTTAAGCATCCGCGGGTCAGTAATGATAAGAAGAAACAATTTCTGGATGAAGTGTTTAAAGACTTTTCAACCGATGTAAGAAACACGTTGAAAATTCTAGTAGAACGCCATCGTATTGAGGTTATTCCTTCGATGATCGATCACTACACAAAACTGGTGAATGATGCAAAGGGAATCGTGGAAGCTACCGTATACTCCGTTCGCAAATTGTCTGATGCTGAACGGGAGCAGATTGAAAAATCGTTTGCGAAACGATTGAACAAGCAAACAGTCAAGCTGGAGAACATCGTAGATCCATCTGTTCTTGGCGGCGTGAAAGTACGTGTCGGGAATTCAATCTATGATGGGACCATCAGCAATAAATTACAACGACTTGAGCGGAATATAGTTTTTGCAAACTAA
- a CDS encoding ABC transporter permease, whose protein sequence is MLGYILKRFAIMAVTLWIIVTLTFILMVTIPGSPLNEERSTTEAVQENLKEHYNLDEPMPVQYMLYLKSVVTLDFGPSIKQPNATVNDLLSRGFPVSFELGMVTILVAVISGIILGIMAALRHNGLIDYFAMSVAVLGISIPNFVLATLLIQKFAVDWDILPAATWSSPIHMILPVTALATGPMAIIARLTRSTMLEVLTQDYIKMARAKGLFPWKIILKHALRNALMPVVTIMGTLLAGILTGSFVIEKIFAIPGMGKYFIESINQRDYPVIMGTTVFYSAFLIFSLFLVDIVYGILDPRIKLHKKGGK, encoded by the coding sequence ATGCTGGGATATATTTTGAAAAGGTTTGCCATTATGGCAGTGACATTATGGATTATTGTCACGCTGACTTTCATCCTGATGGTCACCATTCCAGGTTCACCTTTGAATGAAGAACGGAGTACAACAGAAGCCGTTCAGGAAAATCTAAAAGAACATTACAACCTTGATGAGCCAATGCCTGTTCAGTATATGCTCTATTTGAAATCTGTTGTGACGCTCGATTTCGGGCCATCTATCAAGCAGCCGAATGCAACTGTCAACGATCTGCTCAGCCGCGGGTTTCCGGTATCGTTTGAATTGGGGATGGTGACCATTTTAGTTGCTGTCATTTCCGGAATTATCCTCGGAATTATGGCAGCACTCCGTCACAACGGCCTGATTGATTATTTTGCGATGAGTGTGGCAGTGCTCGGGATTTCAATACCAAACTTTGTTCTCGCGACATTGCTTATCCAGAAATTTGCTGTCGATTGGGACATTCTCCCGGCAGCAACATGGTCAAGTCCAATCCATATGATTCTGCCGGTAACAGCGCTCGCGACCGGGCCGATGGCAATTATAGCCCGATTGACGCGCTCTACCATGCTTGAGGTGCTTACACAGGATTATATTAAAATGGCTCGTGCTAAAGGACTTTTTCCGTGGAAAATCATTTTGAAGCACGCACTCCGGAATGCACTGATGCCGGTCGTGACGATTATGGGAACATTGCTGGCCGGTATTTTGACAGGTTCATTTGTTATCGAAAAGATTTTTGCAATCCCGGGGATGGGAAAATATTTTATTGAAAGTATCAATCAGCGCGATTACCCGGTTATTATGGGGACGACCGTCTTTTACAGTGCGTTTCTCATCTTCTCGTTATTTTTGGTTGATATCGTCTACGGTATCCTTGATCCCCGCATCAAGCTGCATAAAAAGGGAGGCAAATAA
- a CDS encoding YwmB family TATA-box binding protein produces MRKFVLIAFIIFITGNSASAVSMEPDAMTDLAALVTENELEVDHWEVTIREEMTYNKVQEILGQFRHKNSYLVSGEADANTIKYSVRHVQKTEGISESYSVIIPKDREYQAQFIAVVQGKFWTDDLVKQYRRLVQTIQNNFFTEDSTKFACIKTTVDDIMSSVYFFDKLKSELDLKHIKRQKDSVKNSMVKKIIYGYTPLWNQKIDLKDRPLNFQMAVNKGQNGSRELTIGTPILINEY; encoded by the coding sequence ATGCGTAAATTTGTTCTGATAGCTTTTATTATTTTTATAACTGGAAATAGTGCATCCGCAGTAAGCATGGAGCCGGATGCGATGACAGATCTGGCTGCACTGGTTACGGAAAATGAGCTGGAAGTGGATCATTGGGAAGTCACCATTCGTGAAGAAATGACGTATAATAAAGTGCAGGAAATTTTGGGACAGTTTCGTCACAAAAATAGTTATTTAGTCTCTGGAGAAGCCGATGCGAACACTATAAAATATTCAGTTAGACACGTGCAAAAAACGGAGGGGATTTCCGAAAGTTATAGTGTCATTATTCCAAAGGATAGGGAGTATCAAGCTCAGTTTATCGCAGTCGTACAGGGGAAGTTTTGGACAGATGATTTGGTGAAACAATACAGGCGTTTGGTACAAACGATTCAAAATAATTTTTTCACCGAAGATTCGACAAAGTTTGCTTGTATTAAGACAACAGTTGATGATATAATGAGTAGTGTTTATTTTTTTGATAAACTGAAAAGCGAACTTGATTTAAAACATATAAAGAGACAAAAAGATTCCGTGAAGAATTCAATGGTTAAAAAAATTATATACGGGTATACACCACTATGGAATCAAAAAATTGACCTGAAAGATCGGCCGTTGAACTTTCAAATGGCGGTTAATAAAGGTCAAAACGGGAGTCGGGAACTTACAATTGGAACACCTATCCTGATTAATGAATATTAA
- the atpE gene encoding F0F1 ATP synthase subunit C, producing the protein MSGALAAAIAVGLAAVGGGIGNGLIASRTVEGIARQPELKGQLQTTMFIGVGLVEVMPIIAVVIAFMVM; encoded by the coding sequence ATGAGTGGAGCATTAGCAGCAGCAATCGCAGTAGGATTGGCCGCAGTTGGTGGCGGTATTGGTAACGGTCTTATCGCAAGCCGTACAGTTGAAGGGATCGCTCGTCAACCGGAGCTGAAAGGTCAGCTTCAAACAACAATGTTTATCGGGGTCGGTTTGGTTGAGGTTATGCCGATCATCGCAGTTGTTATCGCATTTATGGTTATGTAG